The Mucilaginibacter sp. PAMB04168 genome contains the following window.
GTTCGTCATTTGTTGTAAACGTTTATTTCTCATTTCAATTTGTTCATCGAAATTACTTACTCATCAAAGTAAGTTCGAACATATGTAATCTTTCCTTTCAAAACACCATTCGGTGAGGTTGGTGTGGTAATCAAAAAGGACCACTTCCCGTCTTTAAGGTCATTCGCTTCTTTATCAGATAGTGCGTTTAAAGAAAAAAAGGCACTTGTCAGGCTATCGGTCTTCGGACGATTGTTCGCTGTTGTGGTACTAACAAAGATATCCCTAAGTTGAACGTTTTCCTGTCCAACTGCGTTTGGTCCATAAAAACGGGCAGTAACAACTGTAGTGTCCAAATTTTTCCAGTTTAGCTTGTAATTAAAAACCTTTTGGTTAGCATCATAAACACCGGAAAACGTTGCTGTGCCGGTTGAAGTTCCGGGCGGTGTTAACTGCGCAGCGTTACCGGTACCCGCAAAAACAAGCTTTCCAAGATCATTTGGCCTGCTGTCGTCAAACTTTTTACAAGAATAGAAGCTTAAGCTGCCAAGGCAGGTTATGACGTACAAGGCATTCTTCAAACAAATTTTCATGAGTTGAATAGATTGATTTTAGTTGGTAATCGTAAATGTGAATTCCTTAATAACTTCTGCACTGTTTTCGCTATCCTGATTTTTGGCTACGAAAGTCACCTTGTAAGTACCCGGCTTTTTAAATATATACCTAAAGTCCGTCGGTTTTACAGTAGCGTTTTTCAAAATCTGTCCATAATCTGATGGAATGGTGTTCAACACAAGTGGTCGGGAAATTGCCCAGTCTTCATCTTTTGCACTGCCGATTGCAGGAGCGTTGAATGTCAGCGAATTATTGGCAAAATTCCAGGAATTATCAATGTTAGCAACCGAAATGATATTATTCAGTCCCGCACTGTTAACGTTACTTGCCATTGTATTAACGGTATCTTTAAAAAAGCTTCGTATCGTCAATGCGGGTGTTGGACCCACTGTCCATTTACGCGACACAGCATTTACAGTTGACATATCGGCTAAATACCGAAAGGCTACATAAATCGGCAACGAGCCATTCAACTGATCCTCCAGATGGACATTCCCCGAGGCAACGGCTGTTGTTGTGGTTGCCAATTTCGCACGGGAGGATATATCCGTCCAGGTTGCTTTTTGAAGACTTACGATATCACTTCCGCCATTAAAATCTTTAGACACAAGCACCGCAAAATTATTAAGAGAGGCAGGCTGTGTAGTTGCGCTAGGCGCAGTTGTTGATGTGGAAAAATTCAGGATTACGGAGTCTGGAGCGGCACTAAGGCGTTCCCTGTTCTCATAACGATGGTTGGGTTCACCCGAGTAAAAGGTAATATAATCCGGGTTTCCGCTGAAAGAGAAATACACGGTGTCTTTAGTTGTCATATTTATTTTCGAAGCCTTTACATCAAAGTCCGAAGGGGGAGTTACTTTTACCTTATTGCATGCAGATAGCGCTAGTAATAAAGCAGGCATTATTAAGTATCTTTTCATGTTCAAGAAGTGAATTAATAACCTGGATTCTGTTTTATCTTTTTGTTAAGTAGAATTTCATTTTGAGGAATCGGCCATAAAATATCTTTGGAGCCTATGTTAGTACCGGGAGCGGCTGCAGCACCAATAACATCGGCAGCTGTAATTTCAGTAGCCATTGGCGGTATTGGCATATTCCATTTTGGGTTTGACGATCCTGCTATATCCACCAACAAGCTCTGAACCGTTGGTACAAATATTCCCCAGCGCTTAAGGTCAGACTTACGCAGTGCTTCAAATGCCAGTTCAAGGTAGCGTTCGTTTTGAACAGCTATGCGAAAATCGTCTTTACTCAGACCCTGCGTCAAATCACCGGTGGTTACTGTGGTTAAATTTGCGGTCGCAGTAGCCTGCACTCCGGCATAAGTGAATGTGGCACCGGTTGTTGCGGGGTTAGATGCGCCCGAAGCTTGTGCGGGTGGAGTTGCAGTTGAAACGCCGGCTTTGGTTACTGTATACAGTTTTCCGGCATTGGTTACTTGAGTGTTGAGTGCATAGTTTGTATTTGCTGCCCAAGGCGTACCAATTATGACGGTAGGTGCTGTAATATAACCGCTACCGGCATTAGTTACCGAAATCAGGCTTACAGCGCCCGAGGTTAAGGTGCTTACTGCAGTAGCATTACCTGTGGAAAAATTAACCGCCGGAGCAGTTGTATAGCCAGAGCCTGCGTTAGTGATGGTAAAGTTATATATTATAGGGGTTTTACTGTATGCCCTTCTGCGTACCTGATTGATGGCGTTGTAGGCTTCTGCGGTTGGCCCGTTAAGCTCATTCTCAGCTTCGGCATACATTAGCAGCACATCCGAATAACGCAACATAGGGAAATTCACCTGAGATGTTGTCTGCGTTAAACGGCTAACGTCTGGTTCGTACTCCCTGTTCCATTTACTAATCTGCCTTGACCAAATCTGATTGGACGTATAGTAAGTTTTGTTTAAACCGGCCCAACCATAACTTGATAAATTCCAATCTCTTCTCAGGTCGCCCGGCTGGTAGGAAACATATAAGCGAGGGTATGCCCTTACGTAACCGTAACTATAGCCATCATAAACAACAGGTGAGCCGCTCCCGGTAGATTTGCCAATGTTCATGAACACATTGAACTGCCCTCCTGCTGAAACCGCTCCGGTAGCATTTTGATTGAACCCAATTTCCCAGATATTTTCCTGGTTATAGCGATTTTGAATCTCATCAAGAAAGACCTGCTGATAGGAAGAAAGTAAGGTATGCTGCCTTGATTCGATCACTTTTGCCGCCCACTTTTTTGCATCAGCAAAACGTTTGGTATCGTTCACCGGATTTCCAGCAGCATAAAGGCACACACGTGCAAGTATTCCTTCAACTGCGGTGACGGAAATTTTTTCTGAATAGCCTATAGAAGCGAATGTTTGATCGGTAAGCATTCCTTCTGCTGCAGTCATATCGCTAATGATCTGGTCATAAACCAACTTTACAGGCGTACGTTCAATTTGCCCTTCCGAGGGATCCTGGGTAGCATGAACCATGAGGGGCACATCCCCGTACCACTGTGCAAGCAGGAAGTAATAATAACCTCGCAAAAACAAGGCTTCTCCTTTTGCCTTTCTTACGGTAGCGGCGCTTACTGTTCCCGATGCAGCGGACACATCTATGTTGTCTAACAAACTGTTGCAATAATTGATTGATTGGTAGCAAAGTCGCCAAAACGTGCCTATATCACCATCAGTAGAAGGGACAATCGTATAGCTGTAGTTATTGTAACCGTAGTTAAGATTATAAAAATAAGTTTCGTCGGTACCCAGTGTAAGGCGGGTTGCATAAAATGAGCCATACAATGTACTGGCTCTTAAGTTAAAATACAGCCCTGCCAAAGCAGCCCTAACCTGCGCTTCGGAAGAATAAGAAGTCTGAGGTACCAATGCCCCTGTAGGTACTGTGTCAAGCACCTTTTTACATGATGTAAAAGGCAATATGATCATTATGTATATGAGTATCTTTTTCATTATGGGTCTTATAAGGTTAGGTTAGCGCCAAAGGTTAATACTCGCGTTCTTGGATATGGAGAGAAATCGAATCCAGGGGCTAAGTTGTTGCCGGCATTCGTGCTGACCTCCGGATCAGGTCCGCTATATTTGGTAAACGTTAGCAAATTTTGTCCCGACAGAGAAAACCGAAGATTGTTGATATGCAAGCGCGAAAGCATTTTCCTAGGTAAATTATAACCGATTGAAACGGTTTTCAGACGTAAGTAAGAAGCGTCTTCAATGATGCGGGTCGAATATTGTCTCAGTCCGCCAGTATTCGCGTTTGCGCGCGGGTATTCATTGGTCGGGTTAGTCGGTGTCCATCTGTTAACATAGGAAGCGAACTGATTGACATTTACGCTACCTAAGTTTGTTGTTGGAGAATTTCCGGATTGGGGTGCGTTGGTATTCCCTTCAAACTTAAGTTTATTGGCGTTCATCACCTGGTTTCCATATGACCATTGAAGGAATACGTTCAAGTCAAAATTTTTGTAGGAGAAGTTGTTAGAAAAGCCGCCGTAGTGTAGCGGATAAGGATTACCAATTACCGTGTAATCATCACCGTTGATCAATCCGTCTCCGTTTATGTCTTTGTATTTAGGATCGCCTGGTTGAACAACCAATGACTGATTTGTTTGTGGGCTTGCCAGTGTATTTTTGCCGGCGTAATAAGGAATGCCTTCTTTGAGCACGTAATAAAATCCGGCTGTTCCGTTCGGAATCTTGTAAAAGTCGTTCAGTTGGTATAAACCGTCAGCAACATAGCCGTAGAACTGCGCCACGGGCCGGCCAATTTTTGCAATATAATTGGGCGTCGTCATGGCAGACTCAAAGCTCCTTGTTGTTAACCTCGATTCCTCTCCTCCCGTTAACTCCAGTACCCTGTTCCTGTTAAATGAAATATTAAAGCTACTACTCCAGGTAAAATTCTTTTTACTGATGTTTACGGTTGCCAGCGTAAATTCAAGACCTTCGTTACTTACGCTGCCCACATTTTGAAAAGCCGTTGTAAACCCTGTACTGTAAGGCATTGCAGCACTCAAAAGAAGATTTTTGGTGATACGTTTATAATAATCGGTCTCAAAGTTCAATCGACCTTTAAACAATGAAAAATTAATGCCCAGGTCTGATTCATACGTAGTTTCCCATTTCAAATTATAGTTAGACATTGTCTGTACGGTTGAGCCATAAACATTCTGATCGTTATAAGAATAGTAAATGTTGCTGCCTGTATTAATTTGGGATAGGTAAGCAAAATCAGCTACCCGGTTGTTGCCGATCACACCATAACTAAAACGAATCTTGGCATCGTCAATGAACGAGTACTTTTTCATGAAATTCTCACCACTGAAACGCCAGGCTAAAGCACCTGAAGGGAAATACCCCCATCTGTTATCCTTGTAAAATTTGGAAGATCCGTCGGCTCTGAAGTTGGCAGTGAACAAGTAGTTTTTGCGGTATGTGTAATTTAATCTTCCATAGTAGGATTGTAACGCACTCAGGGAAGAAGAAGAACTCACTCTGTAGGGGGTGCCCTGTCCCAGCCCGTTAATCCCCAACGATTCGTTCGGTAAATTTGTTGCAGAAAAGCCGTTACCGCTGTTCTTACTGGTTTGCGAGCTATAACCTATTAATGCCGAAAGGATATTATTTTGATTAAAATTTTTGGAGTAAGAAAGTGTATTCTCATTAATAAAACTAATTGACTTCCCTGCAGATGTGCTGCCGTTAACCCCGAAAGCAGCACCGGCAGCTGTTAACGGGCTGCCGGACTGTGTTCGGGAATTGTAAAAGGTGTTGGTAAGTGAGTTCGTTAAATTAATTCCGGCAGTTACACGAAGCTGCAAGCCAGGAATAATCTTATATTCAAGATAAGAGTTACCGGTTAGCGTGTTAGCTAAGCGGTCATTAATCACATTGCTTGTGTTAATGTAAGGATTAATGGATGAGTTGCCACCAGGCAGGCCGCCATCCTCGTTATTATCGACCAAGTCATTGTAAATAAAGTTTTCATCAAACAGGCCCGAACTCAGTACCGGGCGGTAGCTCCAAATGTTATACATGAGGTTGAATGCGGCCAAGTTTTGCCCGTTTCCTGTTGGATTGGCTTGAACCGAAGGAATGGATCCATAAGATTTGGTATCGGCGTAGTTGGTATTGATACCAATCTTCAGCTTATCATTAATTTCCTGATCAAGAACAATCCGCGCCTGATAACGCTTGAAACCACTTTTAATGATCAAACCAGCCTGGTCGGCATAGGAGGCAGAAACAGCGTAAGACGTTTTACCTGATCTTCCGGTAAGAGACACGTTATGATTTTGGAATGCAGGCAGCTTATTGAACATGATATCCTGCCAGTTTATGGTTTGAGCATTTTTGTAACTGTCCAGCGTTTTTCCATTGCGGAAGTATACATAGCTGGTGAAATAAGGGTTAATATCATTCTGAAGTTTTACAAACTCATATGCATCCATCAGCTTCACATTATTAATAGATTTTTGAAATCCACTATTGGTAGAAAATGTTAGTTGCGGGATGCCAGAGGTGCCTTTTTTAGTCGTAATTAAAATAACTCCATTAGAACCGCGGGCACCATAAATTGCTGTAGCAGAGGCATCTTTTAAAACATCGATGGAGGCGATATCAGCCGGATTGATGGAATTGAAGTTGGCATCTTCCTGAGGAAAACCATCAATTACGTAAAGCGGAGCCGAGGATTGCGACACCGAACCCACTCCCCGTACAAGTATCTCTGCATTAGCGCCCGGTTGGCCATCATTTGATGTGACCTGTACACCTGCAATGCGCCCTGCCAACGCTCCGTCAACTGAAGTCACGGCAGCTTTTTGAATATCTTTCATGTTTACGGAACCCACAGAACCTGTTAGGTCCCTTTTTTTTGACGTTCCATAACCAATAACAACCACATCATTGAGGTCATTAGCACTTGATTTCATGATAACGTCTATCGAATTGTTGGATCCAATGGGTATCTCCCTATTTTCATACCCCACAAACGTGAATACCAGCACTGCATTCCTATTTGGAGCAGAGATAGAATAATTGCCTTTAGCATCTGTACGAGTGGCGGTTCGGGTTGTTTTCAGGGTAACGGTCACACCAGCCATTGTACCCGTCTCGTCAGAAACGGTACCTTTAATAATGATAGCTTGCGAAAAAGCGGGCGAGCAAATGACGATGAAAGCACAGACTAACAATAGTATTTGCCACGTGACCGGGGTAGAAATAAAGATGCGACTGGTTAAAGCAAAAGTAGAACTTTGTTTCATCAATGTGTGGTTAGGATTAATTGGAATTATTCTTTAAGTGGATTTGAGATCGACTTTAAATTTAGGTTAACTGCCCAAAATTACTAACTAAATCGGTTAAGTAATGTGATATAATAAGTTTTGTATAATTTTTATCTTTTAATATTATTTCTTGAGCAGTTTGTAGGTATATAACCTGATAATTAGAACTTTGTAAATGATCAGCGCATTTTACTCTACTACGTAAACCGATTTAGTAAATTTACGTATTCGATAACTGCCGAGTAGTTTGGCGTGTCGGATTAAAAGGTACTAAGCAAAAGAAATAAAGTATATGATTGCAATTGAAGAACGTCACTGGCTGGCTATTGACGTTAACCAATTGTTTACCATGTTGTTGCCGAGGGAATGATACCAATTCATAATGATAACTCATTAGTAAACTTGTTTTAAGAACTGAAATTAACCATGTTTTACCTAATCTGAATGGAGCTTGGACGCGGTTCAAAAACAGCTTAGATATTATAATCAATCAAAATAATCTTCTTACTAAGGACACTAAGCACGTACTTAATACCCTGACGTAACGACCTTGGAAGCGCCACCGTCACTCTTAATAAACTTATAGTTCTCTACATGTTCACCTATGAAAATTCCACCCAGGTCTGATGTTTTGTAATACGATGGCTTCTGTGGCATTGAGTCAAAAAGGTTCCTCCCGTTTATTGTCAGATTCTCAAAGGTGATATTCTTGATTTTATGTAATTCGTCATAACCCGTAATAATAGAAAGACTTGCCTTATCGCCCTTATAAACAATGTTTTTGAATAACACATCTTCAATTCCACGCCCCGGTGAGGTATTGTATTTTTTGTTAAACATTACCCTAAGGTTAATCAACTGTCCTTTACGAATATTATCTACCCTAATGCTGTCAAAAACAATCTCTTTTATCAAGTTATCATCACCAGCGTTTAATGCCAGGCAGCCTTGGTAATCTAACTGGTTTTCGTGCTGGTCAAGAATATCAAGATTTGCAAATTTCATTTTGGACAAGGTGTCGGGATCCGCAGAATCACCATGCGTCCCAATCAGGAGCGGGTGAGCCATATCGGCCCACAGAACAGAGTTCTTAACGGTTATATTAGTACTGTTGCCATAATATTTCCAGCGATGGCCATAAATGGCAATACAG
Protein-coding sequences here:
- a CDS encoding CHRD domain-containing protein encodes the protein MKICLKNALYVITCLGSLSFYSCKKFDDSRPNDLGKLVFAGTGNAAQLTPPGTSTGTATFSGVYDANQKVFNYKLNWKNLDTTVVTARFYGPNAVGQENVQLRDIFVSTTTANNRPKTDSLTSAFFSLNALSDKEANDLKDGKWSFLITTPTSPNGVLKGKITYVRTYFDE
- a CDS encoding DUF5017 domain-containing protein, which translates into the protein MKRYLIMPALLLALSACNKVKVTPPSDFDVKASKINMTTKDTVYFSFSGNPDYITFYSGEPNHRYENRERLSAAPDSVILNFSTSTTAPSATTQPASLNNFAVLVSKDFNGGSDIVSLQKATWTDISSRAKLATTTTAVASGNVHLEDQLNGSLPIYVAFRYLADMSTVNAVSRKWTVGPTPALTIRSFFKDTVNTMASNVNSAGLNNIISVANIDNSWNFANNSLTFNAPAIGSAKDEDWAISRPLVLNTIPSDYGQILKNATVKPTDFRYIFKKPGTYKVTFVAKNQDSENSAEVIKEFTFTITN
- a CDS encoding RagB/SusD family nutrient uptake outer membrane protein, coding for MKKILIYIMIILPFTSCKKVLDTVPTGALVPQTSYSSEAQVRAALAGLYFNLRASTLYGSFYATRLTLGTDETYFYNLNYGYNNYSYTIVPSTDGDIGTFWRLCYQSINYCNSLLDNIDVSAASGTVSAATVRKAKGEALFLRGYYYFLLAQWYGDVPLMVHATQDPSEGQIERTPVKLVYDQIISDMTAAEGMLTDQTFASIGYSEKISVTAVEGILARVCLYAAGNPVNDTKRFADAKKWAAKVIESRQHTLLSSYQQVFLDEIQNRYNQENIWEIGFNQNATGAVSAGGQFNVFMNIGKSTGSGSPVVYDGYSYGYVRAYPRLYVSYQPGDLRRDWNLSSYGWAGLNKTYYTSNQIWSRQISKWNREYEPDVSRLTQTTSQVNFPMLRYSDVLLMYAEAENELNGPTAEAYNAINQVRRRAYSKTPIIYNFTITNAGSGYTTAPAVNFSTGNATAVSTLTSGAVSLISVTNAGSGYITAPTVIIGTPWAANTNYALNTQVTNAGKLYTVTKAGVSTATPPAQASGASNPATTGATFTYAGVQATATANLTTVTTGDLTQGLSKDDFRIAVQNERYLELAFEALRKSDLKRWGIFVPTVQSLLVDIAGSSNPKWNMPIPPMATEITAADVIGAAAAPGTNIGSKDILWPIPQNEILLNKKIKQNPGY
- a CDS encoding TonB-dependent receptor; the encoded protein is MKQSSTFALTSRIFISTPVTWQILLLVCAFIVICSPAFSQAIIIKGTVSDETGTMAGVTVTLKTTRTATRTDAKGNYSISAPNRNAVLVFTFVGYENREIPIGSNNSIDVIMKSSANDLNDVVVIGYGTSKKRDLTGSVGSVNMKDIQKAAVTSVDGALAGRIAGVQVTSNDGQPGANAEILVRGVGSVSQSSAPLYVIDGFPQEDANFNSINPADIASIDVLKDASATAIYGARGSNGVILITTKKGTSGIPQLTFSTNSGFQKSINNVKLMDAYEFVKLQNDINPYFTSYVYFRNGKTLDSYKNAQTINWQDIMFNKLPAFQNHNVSLTGRSGKTSYAVSASYADQAGLIIKSGFKRYQARIVLDQEINDKLKIGINTNYADTKSYGSIPSVQANPTGNGQNLAAFNLMYNIWSYRPVLSSGLFDENFIYNDLVDNNEDGGLPGGNSSINPYINTSNVINDRLANTLTGNSYLEYKIIPGLQLRVTAGINLTNSLTNTFYNSRTQSGSPLTAAGAAFGVNGSTSAGKSISFINENTLSYSKNFNQNNILSALIGYSSQTSKNSGNGFSATNLPNESLGINGLGQGTPYRVSSSSSLSALQSYYGRLNYTYRKNYLFTANFRADGSSKFYKDNRWGYFPSGALAWRFSGENFMKKYSFIDDAKIRFSYGVIGNNRVADFAYLSQINTGSNIYYSYNDQNVYGSTVQTMSNYNLKWETTYESDLGINFSLFKGRLNFETDYYKRITKNLLLSAAMPYSTGFTTAFQNVGSVSNEGLEFTLATVNISKKNFTWSSSFNISFNRNRVLELTGGEESRLTTRSFESAMTTPNYIAKIGRPVAQFYGYVADGLYQLNDFYKIPNGTAGFYYVLKEGIPYYAGKNTLASPQTNQSLVVQPGDPKYKDINGDGLINGDDYTVIGNPYPLHYGGFSNNFSYKNFDLNVFLQWSYGNQVMNANKLKFEGNTNAPQSGNSPTTNLGSVNVNQFASYVNRWTPTNPTNEYPRANANTGGLRQYSTRIIEDASYLRLKTVSIGYNLPRKMLSRLHINNLRFSLSGQNLLTFTKYSGPDPEVSTNAGNNLAPGFDFSPYPRTRVLTFGANLTL